The Streptococcus sp. 29896 genome includes a region encoding these proteins:
- a CDS encoding SLOG family protein, giving the protein MTSKTVLIQGYRAHELGIFGQKDPRLAIIKEAIRKDLISLLEEGANWFVFTGQLGFEYWCLETLLDLKKEGYECQIATIFLFANHGENWQEHQQEKLALFRQQDFVKIAFERYENPSQFREFNQFLLDKTNQAYVFYEPENETQLKYLYNLLLTKEAYTVKTLTFERLNEVAENFEKFE; this is encoded by the coding sequence ATGACTTCTAAAACCGTATTGATCCAAGGCTACCGAGCTCATGAGCTGGGGATATTTGGTCAGAAAGATCCACGATTGGCGATTATCAAAGAGGCTATTCGTAAGGATCTGATTTCCTTACTAGAAGAGGGGGCGAACTGGTTTGTCTTCACAGGACAACTGGGGTTTGAATACTGGTGTTTGGAGACCTTATTGGACTTGAAAAAAGAGGGGTATGAATGCCAGATTGCCACGATTTTTTTATTTGCTAATCATGGAGAGAATTGGCAGGAACATCAACAGGAAAAATTGGCCCTCTTTCGGCAACAGGATTTTGTGAAAATTGCCTTTGAACGGTATGAAAATCCATCCCAATTTCGGGAGTTTAATCAATTTCTTCTAGATAAGACCAATCAGGCCTATGTATTTTATGAACCTGAAAATGAAACACAATTGAAATACCTTTACAATCTGCTGCTAACAAAAGAGGCTTATACTGTTAAAACGCTTACCTTTGAACGTCTAAATGAGGTGGCGGAAAATTTTGAAAAATTTGAGTGA
- the recU gene encoding Holliday junction resolvase RecU translates to MVKYPHQIGRKVVPRGKPRPDEKISFANRGMTFEAAINDSNQYYLSRNLAVIHKKPTPVQIVKVDYPQRSRAKIVEAYFRQASTTDYSGVFKGRYIDFEAKETRQKTSMPMKNFHQHQLEHMRMVLQQGGIAFVLLHFSTIGETYLLPASSLLHYYDLDNGSKSLPLSYIQENGYEIKMGGYPSLPYLTIVEEKFLGGDSIE, encoded by the coding sequence ATGGTCAAATACCCTCACCAAATTGGGAGAAAAGTAGTGCCGCGGGGAAAACCGCGACCAGACGAAAAAATTTCCTTTGCCAACCGCGGAATGACCTTCGAAGCGGCCATTAACGACAGCAATCAATACTATCTAAGTAGAAACCTTGCGGTAATCCACAAGAAACCCACTCCTGTTCAGATTGTAAAAGTTGATTATCCTCAGCGGAGTCGGGCCAAGATTGTTGAAGCCTACTTTAGACAAGCCTCAACAACGGATTACTCCGGTGTCTTCAAGGGTCGCTACATAGATTTCGAAGCCAAGGAAACCAGACAAAAGACATCCATGCCGATGAAGAACTTCCACCAGCACCAGCTGGAACATATGCGGATGGTACTCCAACAGGGTGGCATTGCCTTTGTCTTACTCCACTTTTCAACCATTGGAGAGACCTATCTCTTGCCTGCCTCCTCTTTGCTTCATTACTATGACCTTGATAATGGTAGCAAATCTCTGCCACTTTCTTATATCCAAGAAAATGGCTATGAAATCAAAATGGGTGGCTATCCAAGCCTTCCCTATCTAACAATTGTTGAAGAAAAATTTTTAGGTGGTGACTCCATTGAATAA
- a CDS encoding S-ribosylhomocysteine lyase, with the protein MPKDVIVESFELDHTIVKAPYIRLISEEKGPKGDVITNFDIRLVQPNENAMDTAGLHTIEHLLAKLIRQRIDGLIDCSPFGCRTGFHMIMWGKQDPEEIAKVIKASLEEIATAITWEDVPGTTIESCGNYKDHSLHSAKEWAKLILEQGISSDAFDRKPI; encoded by the coding sequence ATGCCTAAAGACGTCATTGTAGAAAGTTTTGAATTGGACCACACCATTGTAAAAGCACCCTATATCCGACTGATTTCAGAAGAAAAAGGCCCTAAGGGAGATGTGATTACCAACTTTGATATTCGCCTGGTTCAACCCAACGAAAATGCCATGGATACTGCTGGCCTCCATACCATCGAGCACCTCTTAGCAAAATTAATCCGCCAACGCATCGATGGCTTGATTGACTGCTCACCTTTTGGTTGCCGCACTGGCTTCCACATGATTATGTGGGGAAAACAAGATCCTGAAGAAATTGCAAAAGTTATCAAGGCTTCTCTTGAAGAAATCGCTACTGCCATTACTTGGGAAGACGTTCCTGGCACAACCATTGAATCCTGTGGCAATTACAAAGACCATAGCCTCCACTCTGCTAAAGAATGGGCGAAATTGATTTTAGAACAAGGTATTTCATCTGACGCCTTTGACCGTAAACCAATCTAA
- a CDS encoding cell division site-positioning protein MapZ family protein has product MVDKNKQFVDGQEEKVLDFEIAKDLTVGEAVKKHKEIVAGVTEEDGLLDRYIKQHRAEIESKKAWAKEEVAAPVATAVETAKETVEQETKQFDLPKESAATIDPLPVVDSLAEEEEDDFVLGPVEGTSAQKKKLWIWASLGLAFLATLVSAFIWLNRSSSSNTSSSSSSSTSQTSSATSSSSEDANLTAVNELYASFFTDSSLSKLKNSAFDSLSDLKAILDKMDSSSDAYKEAKAKYDSLEKAIAATQAINSQFDKALIVDGELDTTATANSGARFTATATGISSVDATLTAAINFGQSQLENAATVASSSSQAAANTTASTTASSTSQATTSAAVTNSVSVLYGIAVPEGVTLQRNLSRVPYDQAKIDDVNNEAWNFNPGILENIIAISQQRGYISGNNYILEKVNIINGNGYYNLFKPDGTYLFSINCKTGYFVGNGSGHSDALDY; this is encoded by the coding sequence GTGGTAGATAAGAACAAACAATTCGTAGATGGTCAAGAAGAAAAGGTGCTGGATTTTGAAATAGCCAAGGATTTGACGGTCGGTGAGGCCGTCAAAAAACACAAGGAGATTGTTGCGGGGGTGACAGAAGAAGATGGTCTTTTGGACCGTTACATCAAGCAACACCGTGCAGAAATTGAATCCAAAAAAGCATGGGCAAAAGAAGAAGTTGCAGCTCCTGTGGCAACTGCTGTAGAGACAGCGAAAGAAACGGTTGAACAAGAGACAAAGCAGTTTGATCTTCCTAAGGAATCAGCTGCAACCATCGACCCGCTACCAGTAGTAGATAGTTTAGCGGAAGAAGAGGAAGATGATTTTGTTCTCGGTCCTGTTGAGGGGACCTCGGCTCAGAAGAAGAAACTCTGGATTTGGGCGAGCTTGGGTCTAGCCTTTCTAGCAACCTTGGTGTCTGCTTTTATCTGGTTGAACCGCTCTTCGTCTTCAAATACAAGTTCGTCTTCTTCAAGCTCGACAAGCCAAACTAGTTCGGCAACTAGTTCAAGTTCAGAAGATGCGAACTTAACTGCAGTTAACGAACTTTACGCAAGTTTCTTTACTGACTCAAGCCTGTCAAAATTGAAAAATAGCGCTTTTGATAGCCTATCAGATTTGAAGGCGATTTTGGACAAGATGGATAGTTCTTCAGATGCCTACAAGGAAGCAAAAGCTAAGTACGATAGCCTTGAAAAAGCCATCGCAGCTACTCAAGCTATCAACAGCCAGTTTGATAAGGCCTTGATTGTGGATGGTGAGTTGGATACGACGGCAACAGCCAATTCTGGCGCAAGATTTACAGCGACTGCAACAGGAATCTCTAGCGTAGATGCTACCTTGACAGCAGCTATCAACTTTGGACAATCACAACTAGAAAATGCAGCAACGGTAGCAAGTTCAAGCAGTCAAGCAGCTGCCAATACAACAGCAAGTACAACGGCAAGTAGCACCAGTCAGGCGACGACAAGCGCTGCAGTAACCAATTCTGTTAGCGTCCTTTACGGTATTGCTGTACCAGAAGGAGTGACCTTGCAACGCAACCTCAGCCGTGTGCCATATGATCAGGCTAAGATTGATGATGTCAACAACGAAGCGTGGAACTTTAACCCAGGCATCCTTGAAAACATCATTGCCATCTCACAACAACGTGGCTATATTTCTGGAAACAACTATATTCTTGAAAAAGTCAATATTATTAATGGAAATGGCTATTACAACCTGTTCAAGCCAGACGGTACCTACCTCTTCTCAATCAACTGTAAGACAGGTTACTTTGTTGGAAATGGCTCTGGCCACTCAGATGCATTGGATTACTAA
- a CDS encoding ribonuclease Y — protein sequence MEFVTLVVTLVSALIGLVIGYLAISLKMKSAKETAELTLLSAEQEASNMRGKAEHEAEAILATAERDRQTLKKELLLEAKEEARKYREEVAEEFKSERQELKQTELRLTERASSLDRKDDNLTNKEKALEQKEQSLTDKSKHIDEREQAVQKLEEEKALELEKIASLTQDQAREQILTETRDKLTHEIATRIKDAEREVKERADKTAKDLLAQAMQRISGEYVAEQTITSVHLPDDAMKGRIIGREGRNIRTFESLTGIDVIIDDTPEVVVLSGFDPIRREIARMTMEALLQDGRIHPARIEELVDKHRLEMDNRIREYGEAAAYEIGAPNLHPDLIKIMGRLHFRTSYGQNVLRHSIEVAKLAGVLAAELGENVNLARRAGFLHDIGKAIDREVDGSHVEIGTELARKYKENPIVVNAIASHHGDVEATSTIAVIVAAADALSAARPGSRRESMEAYIKRLQDLEEIANSFDGIKQSYAIQAGREVRIIVHPNKISDDQITILAHDVREKIENNLDYPGNIKVTVIRETRATDIAK from the coding sequence ATGGAATTTGTTACACTTGTAGTGACACTTGTTTCTGCTCTCATCGGTTTAGTCATTGGTTATCTAGCCATTTCTTTGAAAATGAAATCTGCAAAAGAAACTGCAGAACTGACACTTTTATCTGCTGAACAAGAAGCCAGCAACATGAGAGGTAAGGCAGAGCACGAAGCAGAAGCAATTCTTGCAACTGCAGAACGTGACCGCCAGACCCTCAAAAAAGAGTTGCTCTTGGAAGCGAAAGAAGAGGCACGAAAATATCGGGAGGAAGTTGCAGAAGAGTTTAAGTCTGAAAGACAAGAACTGAAGCAGACTGAGCTTCGCTTAACGGAGCGGGCCAGCAGCTTAGACCGCAAGGACGATAATTTAACGAACAAAGAAAAGGCTTTAGAGCAAAAGGAACAAAGCCTAACTGATAAATCTAAACACATTGATGAGCGCGAGCAAGCTGTCCAAAAATTGGAAGAAGAAAAGGCGTTGGAATTGGAGAAAATTGCTTCTCTGACCCAGGACCAGGCTCGGGAGCAAATCTTGACAGAGACACGGGACAAGCTGACCCATGAAATTGCGACCCGCATCAAGGATGCTGAGCGTGAGGTGAAAGAACGTGCGGATAAAACCGCGAAAGATTTGTTGGCACAAGCTATGCAACGGATCTCAGGTGAGTATGTGGCAGAGCAGACCATCACATCCGTTCACTTGCCAGACGATGCCATGAAGGGAAGAATCATTGGTCGTGAAGGCCGTAACATTCGTACCTTCGAAAGCTTGACGGGGATTGATGTTATTATTGATGATACGCCAGAAGTGGTTGTCTTGTCTGGCTTTGATCCTATTCGTCGTGAAATTGCCCGCATGACCATGGAAGCCCTGTTGCAAGACGGACGGATTCATCCAGCTCGCATCGAAGAGTTAGTTGACAAGCATCGCTTGGAGATGGACAACCGCATCCGCGAATATGGTGAAGCTGCAGCTTATGAAATTGGGGCACCAAATCTTCACCCTGATTTGATTAAGATTATGGGGCGCTTGCATTTCCGTACATCTTATGGTCAAAATGTCCTCCGTCATTCGATTGAAGTGGCAAAATTGGCTGGAGTCTTGGCCGCTGAGTTGGGTGAAAATGTCAATCTAGCCCGTCGTGCAGGTTTCTTGCATGATATTGGGAAAGCCATCGACCGTGAAGTGGATGGAAGTCACGTTGAAATCGGTACAGAATTGGCCCGTAAGTACAAAGAAAATCCAATCGTTGTCAACGCTATTGCCAGTCACCATGGGGATGTTGAAGCAACCAGCACTATTGCTGTGATTGTTGCCGCAGCGGATGCCTTGAGTGCAGCTCGCCCAGGTTCACGTCGTGAATCCATGGAAGCTTATATCAAGCGTCTACAAGACTTGGAAGAAATTGCGAATAGCTTTGATGGTATTAAGCAATCCTATGCGATTCAAGCAGGTCGTGAAGTGCGGATTATCGTTCATCCAAACAAAATTTCGGACGATCAGATCACTATCTTGGCACATGATGTGCGTGAAAAAATCGAGAACAACTTGGATTATCCTGGAAATATCAAGGTTACGGTTATTCGAGAAACTAGAGCAACAGATATTGCAAAATAA
- the gmk gene encoding guanylate kinase: MTERGLLIVFSGPSGVGKGTVRKEIFDSSDNKFEYSVSMTTRPQRPGEVDGVDYFFRSREEFEDLIRQGQMLEYAEYVGNYYGTPLTYVNETLDKGIDVFLEIEVQGALQVKQKVPDGVFIFLTPPDLEELQDRLVGRGTDSQEVIEQRIERAKEEIALMREYDYAVVNDQVPLAAERVKRIIEAEHFRVDRVIGRYDEMISETAHR; encoded by the coding sequence ATGACCGAACGTGGCTTGCTAATTGTATTTTCTGGTCCTTCCGGGGTTGGAAAAGGAACTGTTCGAAAGGAAATCTTTGATAGTTCTGATAATAAATTTGAATATTCAGTTTCCATGACGACGCGTCCTCAGCGACCTGGTGAAGTGGACGGAGTAGATTACTTCTTCCGTTCAAGAGAAGAATTCGAAGATTTGATTCGTCAGGGTCAGATGTTGGAATACGCAGAATATGTTGGAAACTACTACGGGACGCCCTTGACATATGTCAATGAAACACTTGACAAGGGGATCGATGTCTTTCTTGAAATTGAAGTTCAAGGAGCGCTGCAGGTAAAACAAAAAGTGCCAGATGGAGTCTTTATTTTCTTGACCCCACCTGACTTGGAAGAATTGCAGGATCGCTTGGTTGGGCGTGGAACAGATAGCCAGGAAGTGATTGAGCAACGGATCGAGCGTGCTAAAGAAGAAATTGCCCTCATGCGCGAATACGATTATGCAGTTGTCAATGACCAAGTGCCTTTGGCGGCTGAACGTGTCAAACGAATTATTGAAGCGGAGCATTTCCGAGTAGATCGTGTCATTGGTCGCTACGATGAGATGATTAGTGAAACAGCTCATAGATAA
- a CDS encoding THUMP domain-containing class I SAM-dependent RNA methyltransferase — MKKQFELIATAAAGLEAVVGRELKDLGYSCQVENGRVRFTGGVKEIIESNLWLRSADRIKIVVGQFPARTFEELFQGVFGLDWENYLPLGCKFPISKAKCVKSKLHNEPSVQAISKKAVVKKLQKHYSRPEGVPLQEVGAEFKIEVSILKDHATVLIDTTGSSLFKRGYRAEKGGAPIKENMAAAILQLSNWYPDKPLIDPTCGSGTFCIEAAMLARNIAPGLKRSFAFEEWNWVDRDLVLRLRKEAQAAIRQDLVLDIAGSDIDGRMVEIAKKNAVAAGVADDIVFKQMRLQDLRTDKINGVIISNPPYGERLLEDKDLIDLYREMGQTFAPLKTWSQFILTSDELFEQRFGRLADKKRKLYNGTLKVDLYQFFGQRVKRNTEKVG; from the coding sequence ATGAAAAAACAATTTGAGCTGATTGCAACAGCGGCAGCGGGACTGGAAGCAGTTGTTGGAAGAGAATTAAAAGATTTGGGTTACAGCTGCCAAGTGGAAAACGGGCGAGTTCGGTTTACAGGTGGGGTCAAAGAAATTATTGAAAGCAATCTTTGGTTGCGTTCGGCTGACCGTATCAAAATTGTAGTAGGGCAATTTCCGGCTAGAACCTTTGAAGAACTGTTTCAAGGTGTGTTTGGCTTGGATTGGGAAAATTACCTGCCCTTGGGCTGTAAGTTCCCTATTTCCAAGGCAAAATGTGTCAAGTCCAAACTGCATAACGAACCAAGTGTACAAGCTATTTCGAAAAAAGCAGTCGTAAAAAAATTGCAGAAGCACTATTCTCGACCAGAAGGCGTTCCTTTGCAAGAAGTTGGGGCAGAGTTCAAAATTGAGGTCTCCATTTTGAAGGACCATGCGACGGTTCTGATTGATACAACAGGATCTAGTCTTTTTAAACGGGGTTATCGGGCGGAAAAAGGCGGAGCACCTATCAAGGAAAATATGGCAGCTGCGATTTTGCAGTTGTCCAACTGGTATCCAGATAAGCCCTTGATTGATCCAACCTGTGGCTCAGGGACTTTCTGCATCGAGGCAGCTATGCTGGCTAGAAATATTGCGCCTGGTTTGAAGCGTTCCTTTGCTTTTGAAGAATGGAATTGGGTAGATCGAGACTTAGTTTTGCGTCTTCGTAAAGAAGCTCAGGCTGCTATCCGACAAGACCTAGTATTGGATATTGCGGGTTCGGACATCGATGGCCGTATGGTGGAAATAGCGAAAAAGAACGCCGTGGCCGCTGGAGTTGCAGATGATATTGTCTTCAAACAGATGCGATTACAGGATTTACGGACGGACAAAATCAACGGTGTCATTATTTCCAATCCTCCCTATGGTGAACGCTTGCTGGAAGATAAAGACTTGATTGACCTATACCGTGAAATGGGACAGACCTTTGCTCCCCTAAAAACCTGGTCTCAGTTTATTTTGACAAGCGATGAATTATTTGAACAACGTTTTGGCCGACTGGCGGATAAGAAACGCAAACTTTATAACGGAACTTTGAAGGTTGACCTCTACCAATTTTTTGGTCAACGTGTCAAGCGAAATACAGAAAAGGTAGGATGA
- the rpoZ gene encoding DNA-directed RNA polymerase subunit omega: MMLKPSIDTLLDKVPSKYSLVILEAKRAHELEAGAKPTQEFTSVKSTLRALEEIEAGNVVIHPDPEAKREAVRRRAEEAKRLAEEEERKIKAQIAKEKEDGEKI; the protein is encoded by the coding sequence ATGATGTTAAAACCTTCGATTGATACCTTATTGGATAAGGTGCCATCAAAGTATTCTTTGGTGATTTTGGAAGCCAAGCGTGCCCATGAATTGGAAGCGGGAGCAAAACCAACCCAAGAATTTACTTCTGTTAAATCCACCTTGCGTGCCTTGGAAGAAATCGAGGCTGGCAACGTAGTGATTCACCCAGATCCAGAAGCCAAACGTGAAGCTGTTCGTCGTCGTGCAGAAGAGGCGAAACGTTTAGCAGAAGAAGAAGAGCGTAAAATCAAGGCTCAAATTGCCAAAGAGAAAGAAGATGGCGAAAAAATCTAG
- the gpsB gene encoding cell division regulator GpsB, with product MASIKFTTKDIFEQDFKIGFRGYDQDEVNDFLDEIMKDYDAYEAIIKELKGEIARLKAQAANGNKPVAPVEETTTIRTERMTSATNFDILRRLNRLEKEVFGKQIVQE from the coding sequence ATGGCAAGTATTAAATTTACAACTAAAGATATTTTTGAACAAGATTTTAAGATTGGTTTTCGTGGGTATGATCAGGATGAAGTCAATGATTTTTTAGATGAAATCATGAAGGACTATGACGCCTATGAAGCGATTATCAAGGAGTTGAAGGGTGAGATTGCACGCTTGAAAGCACAAGCAGCTAATGGTAATAAGCCAGTTGCACCAGTTGAAGAAACAACGACAATCCGTACGGAACGAATGACATCAGCAACAAACTTTGATATTCTTCGCCGTCTCAATCGCTTGGAAAAAGAAGTATTTGGAAAGCAAATCGTTCAAGAATAG
- the pbp1a gene encoding penicillin-binding protein PBP1A produces the protein MLGANILMGLFLFVFLAGACLAGYYIATAPELTEETLTATVSSKIYDKDGTLIADLGAEKRSNADASEIPTDLVNAIVAIEDQRYFNHRGVDVIRIAGSLLNNLSGGNLQGGSTLDQQLIKLTYFSTSTEDQNIKRKIQEAWLALKLERMKTKQDILTYYVNKVYMSNGNYGMKTAAQAFYGKELKDLTLPQLALLAGMPQAPNQYDPYTQPEVAKNRRDLVLSQMLKLDYITMEQYEQAVVTPITDGLQPLTSTSAYPAYMDNYLKEVIAEVEEKTGYNLLTTGMDVYTNVDTAAQQQLWNIYNTDLYITYPDTTFQVASTVVDVSNGKVVAQLGGRNQSSSVSFGTNQAVETNRDFGSTMKPITDYAPAIENGIYNSTADTILDGPYYYPGTTTPVYNWDRSYYGTISVKTALQYSRNVPAVKALEETGLDKALSFLNSVGINYPQLLYSNAISSNTTESSSEYGASSEKMAAAYAAFANGGTYYKPQYVNKVVFTDGTKQEFQPEGNRVMTAETAYMMTDMLKSVMTLGTGLNGAVTGVPMAGKTGTSNYTDSEYTEILANNEAANYSMMVVPDENFVGYSTKYAMAVWSGYTNRKTPVLDSGMKIATDVFRNMMAYLNPVETAVDWEMPEGLYQYGSNLYLKGSDSYNNILYNSYNYRNSYNNNYNSQSSTTSSTAVETESTTTESSQTITETSQTTSETTTTDTNQNQSNNND, from the coding sequence ATGCTTGGTGCCAATATCCTAATGGGACTCTTTCTTTTTGTCTTTCTTGCAGGAGCCTGCTTAGCAGGTTATTACATCGCTACTGCTCCTGAATTGACTGAGGAAACATTGACAGCAACGGTTTCAAGTAAAATTTATGACAAGGACGGCACGCTCATTGCTGACCTAGGAGCAGAAAAACGCTCAAATGCAGATGCATCTGAAATCCCTACGGATTTGGTCAACGCTATTGTCGCCATTGAAGATCAGCGTTACTTTAATCACCGCGGTGTCGATGTAATTCGTATCGCTGGTTCCTTGCTCAACAACCTGAGCGGTGGAAATCTGCAAGGTGGATCAACCTTGGACCAACAGCTGATTAAATTAACTTACTTCTCGACTTCGACAGAGGACCAAAACATCAAGCGTAAGATCCAAGAAGCTTGGCTTGCCCTCAAACTGGAGCGTATGAAAACCAAACAAGACATCTTGACTTACTATGTAAACAAGGTCTATATGTCCAACGGAAACTACGGGATGAAGACAGCTGCCCAAGCATTTTACGGCAAAGAACTGAAAGACCTGACCCTACCCCAGCTAGCCCTTTTGGCTGGTATGCCACAAGCCCCAAACCAGTACGATCCGTATACTCAGCCTGAAGTTGCCAAGAACCGCCGTGATTTAGTCCTTTCTCAGATGTTGAAGCTGGATTACATCACTATGGAACAATATGAACAAGCGGTCGTGACACCTATTACAGATGGCCTACAACCCTTAACTAGCACTTCAGCCTATCCAGCATATATGGACAACTACCTCAAGGAAGTCATTGCTGAAGTAGAAGAAAAAACAGGTTACAACCTCTTGACGACTGGTATGGATGTGTATACAAACGTCGATACTGCAGCACAACAACAGCTCTGGAATATCTATAACACAGACCTATATATCACCTATCCAGACACTACTTTCCAAGTAGCCTCAACAGTCGTCGATGTCAGCAATGGTAAGGTTGTTGCTCAACTTGGCGGGCGAAATCAATCAAGTAGCGTATCGTTTGGTACCAACCAGGCAGTTGAAACCAATCGCGACTTCGGCTCAACCATGAAACCCATTACCGACTATGCCCCAGCGATTGAAAATGGTATCTATAATTCAACTGCAGATACCATTCTAGACGGCCCTTATTACTACCCTGGAACAACTACTCCAGTTTACAACTGGGATAGAAGTTACTACGGCACAATTTCTGTCAAGACAGCCCTCCAGTATTCACGAAACGTACCCGCTGTAAAAGCACTTGAGGAAACTGGTTTGGACAAGGCCCTCAGCTTCTTGAACAGCGTCGGCATCAATTACCCACAACTCCTCTATTCAAACGCTATCTCAAGTAATACAACTGAGTCTAGTAGTGAATATGGAGCAAGTAGCGAGAAGATGGCAGCTGCCTATGCAGCATTTGCCAACGGCGGTACCTACTACAAACCGCAATATGTCAATAAGGTCGTCTTTACGGACGGAACCAAACAAGAGTTCCAACCAGAAGGCAATCGTGTCATGACAGCTGAAACAGCCTACATGATGACAGATATGCTGAAGAGCGTTATGACATTGGGAACTGGGTTAAATGGTGCTGTAACAGGTGTCCCAATGGCTGGTAAAACCGGTACCTCAAACTACACGGATAGTGAGTACACAGAAATTCTTGCCAACAATGAAGCAGCTAATTACAGCATGATGGTCGTCCCCGATGAAAACTTTGTTGGTTATTCGACCAAATATGCTATGGCTGTCTGGTCAGGTTACACTAATAGAAAGACACCTGTCTTGGATAGCGGTATGAAGATTGCAACAGATGTCTTCCGCAACATGATGGCCTACCTCAACCCAGTTGAGACAGCTGTCGATTGGGAAATGCCTGAGGGACTCTACCAATACGGTAGTAACCTCTACTTGAAAGGCAGCGACAGTTACAACAACATCCTCTACAATAGTTACAACTATCGTAATTCTTATAATAACAATTATAATTCCCAATCTTCAACCACTTCATCTACTGCTGTTGAGACTGAATCCACAACGACTGAATCTAGTCAAACAATTACTGAAACCAGTCAAACAACATCTGAAACGACAACAACAGATACAAATCAAAATCAATCCAATAATAACGACTAA
- the rsmG gene encoding 16S rRNA (guanine(527)-N(7))-methyltransferase RsmG, translating to MKPEEFYLTLAQKGIVLTDKQKQQFQRYFQLLVEWNEKINLTAITEEEEVYLKHFFDSLAPILQGYITNQNFKLLDIGAGAGFPSLPMKIVFPELEVTIIDSLNKRITFLNHLAEELKLEKVHFYHGRAEDFAHDKNFRAQFQLVTARAVARMQVLSELTIPFLALNGRLIALKASDAENELEAAKNALNLLFAKVIENQDYQLPNGDPRTLTVVEKKKETPNKYPRKAGIPAKRPL from the coding sequence ATGAAACCAGAAGAATTTTATCTAACACTTGCTCAGAAGGGCATAGTCTTAACAGACAAACAGAAACAGCAATTCCAACGCTACTTCCAACTCTTGGTAGAGTGGAATGAAAAAATCAATCTAACGGCTATCACAGAAGAAGAGGAGGTCTATCTCAAACACTTCTTTGATTCCCTTGCTCCAATTTTACAGGGGTATATTACCAACCAAAATTTCAAGCTATTAGACATCGGGGCTGGAGCTGGCTTTCCAAGCTTACCAATGAAGATTGTATTTCCAGAGCTTGAGGTGACGATTATCGACTCTCTCAACAAGCGCATCACCTTTTTGAACCATTTGGCTGAAGAACTGAAATTGGAAAAAGTACATTTTTACCATGGTCGTGCAGAGGACTTTGCCCATGACAAGAATTTTCGGGCGCAATTTCAGTTGGTCACTGCACGTGCGGTTGCCCGCATGCAGGTCTTATCAGAGCTAACCATTCCTTTTTTAGCTCTCAATGGTCGCTTGATAGCCCTCAAGGCTTCTGATGCTGAAAACGAACTGGAAGCTGCAAAGAACGCCCTCAACCTACTCTTTGCCAAGGTCATTGAAAACCAGGATTACCAATTGCCGAATGGCGACCCCCGTACCCTGACAGTTGTTGAAAAGAAAAAAGAAACCCCAAACAAGTACCCACGTAAGGCGGGTATCCCAGCAAAACGGCCACTTTAA